The Rhodothermales bacterium genomic sequence TGCATGCACCCCGAAACACCACCCCGTCACCCCAAGCCGCGATGAAATCGCGGAATCCCGAGGGACCTCCCGGCCTAGCATCCATGACCATGCATTCGGTACAAAACAAGTCGTCCCGAGCCGCGATGAAATCGCGGAGAACCGAGGGCCCCCCCGGCCTTGCATAGCGTGTTGCCATGCCGGGCGGTCCCTCGTCAAGCGCTCGCTTGCTCGCGCTGCTCGGGATGACGGGGCCTTGCACAGCGTGTTGCCATGCCGGGAGGTCCCTCGTCAAGCGCTCGCTTGCTCGCGCTGCTCGGGATGACGGGGTCATCCCACCATCCCGATCAAACCCACCACCGCCTGGTATGCCATATAGCTCGAAAAAACCAGGGCGATACCGCTCAACACATTCATGGCGGTCGAGTTGGTGTGTTCACCCACGCTGTCCTTCCGGTTGAGCAGGATCAGCATGAACACGATCAGGAGGGGCATGAACAAGGCCTGGACGGCCAGCGAGGCGATCTGGATGAAAACCGGCCGGCCCCCGGTGAGCGGGGCGATCAGGCCGGCAGCACAGTAGGCCAGAGCGATCAGCCTGAAATGCAGCTGCCTGGGGTTGCGGGACAGCTGGAAGTAGTCGGACACCGTCCAGATCGAGACCAGCGCGTTCGGGAAGGCCGACGAGAGACCGGCGGCCACGAGCCCTACCACGAATAACGAGCCGGCGAACCGGCCGGCGAGCGGCTCCAGCGTGTAGGCCATGTCGATCGCCCTGTCGACCCGCAATCCCTGCGCATGCAACGTCGCCGCCGCGCAGATCATCACGATCCCCGAAACGACGAAAACCAGCACGGCCGAGACAACGGCATCCTTCTGCTCGTGCTTCAGTTCAGCCAGCGTCCACCCCTTGTCGGCCACCACGAACGAACGCATCACGACGATGCTGCCGGCCAGCGTCGTGCCCACCATCGCGGCCACGACGACGGCGCCGCCCTCGGGAACGCTGGGGATGAGGCCGGCCGCAATCTCCCCGGGCGAGGGGCGGACGAGAAACAGCTCGACGATAAAACTCGTCGCCAGCAGCGCGACCAGCACGATGAGCACGGTTTCGAAACGCTGGTAGGAGCCGAGCCAGATGAAGACGAACACCAGGCTCGACCAGAAAACCGCCGAACCGAGGAAGCTGACGCCGAGCCACGAGGCAAACGCCTCGGACAGGATGCCGAGGACGCCGATGTTCGAGGAAAACTGCCCGATGACGATCGCCAGCACGATGTAAAAAGCCGCCAGCTTTCCGATATGCCGGCGCACCGCGGCCACGAAGGTCTCCCCGGAGGCGAACGTCAGGCGGCTCATCGTGCTCATCAACACCCATAGGAAGAGGCAGGATGGCGCCAGCGCCCAC encodes the following:
- a CDS encoding Nramp family divalent metal transporter is translated as MRFRLASFGPALFMIGATIGTGSVSSLVIAGADHGTALLWALAPSCLFLWVLMSTMSRLTFASGETFVAAVRRHIGKLAAFYIVLAIVIGQFSSNIGVLGILSEAFASWLGVSFLGSAVFWSSLVFVFIWLGSYQRFETVLIVLVALLATSFIVELFLVRPSPGEIAAGLIPSVPEGGAVVVAAMVGTTLAGSIVVMRSFVVADKGWTLAELKHEQKDAVVSAVLVFVVSGIVMICAAATLHAQGLRVDRAIDMAYTLEPLAGRFAGSLFVVGLVAAGLSSAFPNALVSIWTVSDYFQLSRNPRQLHFRLIALAYCAAGLIAPLTGGRPVFIQIASLAVQALFMPLLIVFMLILLNRKDSVGEHTNSTAMNVLSGIALVFSSYMAYQAVVGLIGMVG